The Cetobacterium sp. 8H DNA window TATGACAATAGTTAAAACTATAGAAAAAGTAAGATTAGCACAGAAAGAGTATGCAAAGTTTGATCAAAAGAAAGTAGATGAAATTTTTAGAGAAGCTTCATTAGCTGCAAATAATGCTAGAATAAGATTAGCAAAAATGGCAGTAGAAGAAACTGGTATGGGAATAGTGGAAGATAAAGTTATAAAAAACCACTTTGCTTCAGAATATATATACAATTCATATAAAGATACAAAAACATGCGGAACTATCGAAGTGGATAATTCATATGGAATAGAAAAAATAGCTGAGCCAATTGGAGTTATAGCAGGTATTGTTCCAACAACAAACCCAACATCAACAGCTATATTTAAAGCATTACTGGCTTTAAAAACAAGAAATGCAATTATTTTTTCACCCCACCCAAGAGCTAAAAAGTCAACAATAGAGGCTGCTAGAACTGTTTTAGAAGCAGCTGTAAAGGCGGGAGCTCCAAAAGATATTATAGGGTGGATTGAAGAGCCATCAGTTCAAGCATCAAATGATTTAATGAAAATGGCAGATTTAATCCTAGCAACAGGTGGTCCTGGAATGGTTAAAGCGGCATATTCATCAGGAACTCCAGCAATAGGAGTAGGAGCAGGAAACACTCCAGTAATAATAGATGAAACAGCTCATATAAAAATGGCAGTAAACTCTATTTTACTATCAAAAACATTCGATAATGGAGTAATATGTGCATCAGAACAATCTGTAATAGTTCCAGCTTCAATTTATGAGGTTGTAAAGAAAGAGTTTTCAGATAGAAATGCATATATTTTAAAAGGTGAAGAGATTGATAAAGTAAGAAAAACAATAGTTATTGATGGGAACTTAAATGGAGATATCGTAGGACAATCAGCATTTAAAATAGCACAAATGGCAGGTGTAGTTGTTCCAGAAAATACTAAAGTTCTTATAGGAGAAGTAGAATCAGTAGAGCTTGAAGAGCCATTTTCACATGAAAAGCTATCTCCAGTTCTTGCAATGTATAAGAGTCATAGTTTTGAAGAAGCTTTAAAGAAAGCTGATAGATTGATAGAGCTTGGTGGAATGGGACATACTTCAGTACTTTATGCAGATGAATCAGTTGCAAAAGATAAAATTGAATTATTTGGAAAAACAATGAAAACAGGAAGAACATTAATTAATATGCCAGCTGCTCAAGGAGCAATTGGAGATGTATTTAACTTTAAACTAGCTCCATCATTAACATTAGGATGTGGATCATGGGGAGGAAACGCTGTTTCTGAAAATGTAGGAGTAAAACATTTAATCAATATTAAAACTGTTGCTAAAAGGAGAGAAAATATGCTTTGGTTTAGAATTCCAGAAAGAGTTTACTTTAAATTTGGATCTCTTCCAGTAGCGTTAGAGGAGTTAAAAGGAAAGAAAAAAGCTGTTATTGTAACAGACCAACAACTAGCGTCATTAGGATACACAGATCACATAACAACTGTATTAGAAAATATTGGAGTGGACTTCAGAATATTCTCTGATGTACAAGCAGATCCAACACTAACAACAGTTGAAAAAGGTGCTGAACTTATGAGAAGTTATAACCCAGATGTTATTATAGCTCTTGGTGGAGGATCAGCAATGGATGCAGCTAAAATTATGTGGGTTATGTATGAGCATCCAACTGTAAACTTTAAAGATTTAGCTATGACATTTATGGATATAAGAAAAAGAATTGTAAAATTCCCTAAAATGGGTGGAAAAGCTGAACTTTGGGCAGTAGCAACATCTGCAGGAACAGGATCAGAAGTAACACCTTTTGCAGTAATAACTGATGACTCAACAGGAGTTAAGTATCCATTGGCTGACTATGAGATAACACCAACTGTAGCTATAGTAGATCCAGAACTAATGCTATCAATGCCAGCTAGCTTAACAGCATCATCTGGAATAGACGTTGTAACTCATGCAATAGAGGCATATGTTTCTATAATGGCTTCTGACTTTACTAATCCATTAGCTTTAGAAGCTACAAGATTGTCATTTAAATATCTACCTGAATCAGTAAAAGGAGGAGCTGTAGCTATAAAAGCTAAAGAGAAAATGGCAAATGCATCTTGTATGGCTGGAATGGCATTTTCGAATGCATTCTTAGGAATATGTCACTCAATGGCTCATAAATTAGGTGCTGCATTCCATATTCCACACGGGACAGCAAATGCATTACTTTTAGATGAGGTTATAAGATTTAATGCGACAGATAGACCATTTAAAATGGCTGGGTTTGCACAATATAAATATCCGCATGCAAAGGAAGCATACGCTAAATTAGCTGATTATTTAGGATTTACAACTGGAAAAGAAACACCTGAAGAAAAAGCAAAAATATTAAGAAAGAAAATATCTGAGTTAAAAACTGAGATTGGGATAAAAGCAACAATTGCAGACTATGGAATAACAGAACATGAATTTTTATCAAAATTAGATAAAATGGTTGAAGAAGCTTTTGATGATCAATGTACTGGAGCAAATCCAAGATATCCATTGATGAGCGATTTAAAAGAAATGTACTTAAGAGCTTACTATGGAGCAGAAAAGTATATGTCTATGAGTAAAATAGAAGAAGAAAAAAGTAAGAAAAAATCAAAATAGTAACATCGTAATAACTGGCCTTAATTAAATTTAGTCAAATAAAGTAAAAGACCTCCTAAGTGGGAGGTCTTTTACTTTATTCTTTTCCAAGTTTGTTTAGAGCCTATAAATCCAGATTTATCAATGCTCCCCTTAACTAGTAATGTATTAGTATCTTTAAAAGAAATAGAACAGTAATAAGTTTTGCCATTTTCTGGATTATATATAAAACCATCTTGAAAAATATTTTTATCAGAATTATAAGTGAAATTACTAACGAAGTTTATGCCAACAAGAGGTCGATTTTTTAAATTGTTATCAGGATTTGCAAAATCAAGCTTTTCCTTTCCTTCAAATTGGTGACCCTTTTCATACAAAGGAATAGTAAGTTGTTCGATCTTACCGAAGTATAGGTTGTTTTCTTTATAAAATTCAACAATTATTTGGTTTCCATTTTTTGCTTTTTCAGTAATCCATTTTCCAAGTATTTCATTTTCTGTTGAAAAAGATAGCGTAGAAAGAAGTAGCGATAATATAAAAATAAGTTTGTTCATGTAAATCCTCCTAAAAAAATATTATATCGATATTATAACAGGTGTAATATTTAAAATCAATACTGAAAAAAAAGTACAAAATAAAAATAATTTTTCTTTTTGTATTAATAATAAAAAAAATTTATTTATTTAATGGTCTACATTCATTAAATAAATTTGATTTGTACGACATAAAAGGTTATATTCTATTAACAATATTAAATTATTAAAACTAAAAAATATAAAATAGGGGGAGCAAAATGAAGAAAAGTTTACTGTTAATGAGTGCTTTAATAGCTTTTTTGGGAATGAATTTAGAGGCTAAAGCCGATAAGAATGTTTTAGTTGTAGCTCAAGGGGCGGATGCAAAAATTTTAGACCCACATGGAACAAATGACCAACCATCTTCAAGAGTAGCCGGACAAATTTACGATTCTTTAGTTAAACAAGATTTAAATATGAATATAATACCAGGTCTTGCAGAGAGTTGGACACAGATTGATGACACAACAACGGAATTTAAGTTAAGAAAAGGGGTAAAGTTTCATAATGGGGAAGAATTGACAGCTGATGATGTAAAATTTACTTTAGATAGAATGAAAAATTCTCCAGCTGTAGCTCATATCATAGGGGCTGTAGAGAGTGTTGAAGTTGTAGATGACAATACTGTGAGAGTAAAGACAGCAAAACCTTTTGGAGCACTACTTAGCCATCTAGCTCACACAGCAACGTCAATTTTAAATAGAGAAGCAGTTGAAAAAGCTGGTGGAAGTTATGGTCAGTATCCGGTAGGAACAGGGCCATACAAATTTGTAAATTGGCAAGCAGGAGATAGAATAACTTTAGAAGCTAATCCAGATTACTTTATGGGAAAAGCTCCTACAGAAAAAGTGATTTTTAGAAGTGTAGTAGAAGGGACAAATAGAACAATAGGATTAGAGACAGGAGAAATAGACATAGCTTATGATTTAGAGCCTATTGATAAGATGATGGTAGAAGGAAACGATAGCTTAGATTTTGTAGAAGAACCTTCACTATCTATGACATACCTAGGATTTAATGTAAAAAAAGAGCCGTTAAATAATAAAAAAGTAAGACAAGCGGTAGCTTATGCTGTAAATGTACAAGATATAATAGACGCAGCATACCAAGGGTCAGCAACAAAAGCGAACTCTCCTATAGGACCAAAAGTATTTGGTTATAATCCAAACGCAAAATCTTATGAGTATAATCCAGAAAAAGCAAAAGAGTTATTAAAAGAAGCAGGATTCCCTAATGGAGTTAAATTGAAAATTTGGATAAATGATAATCCAACAAGAAGAGATATTGCTGTTATTTTACAAGACCAGTTAAAGCAAGTTGGAATAGATGTAACAATTGAAACACTTGAATGGGGAGCTTATTTAGATGGAACAGCTAGAGGAGAGCATGATATGTTTATCTTGGGATGGGTTTCTGTAACTGGAGATGCAGATTATGGTTTAGAGCCATTATTCCATTCAGCAAACCAAGGTGGAGCAGGAAATAGATCATTCTATTCAAACCCTAAGGTGGATGAACTTCTATCAAATGCTAAGAATTCAACTAATCCAGAAGATAGAAAGAAATATTACTATGAAGCACAAGAATTAATTCAAGAAGAGGTTCCAGTATTTACAATAGCTTATACATCACAAAATGTAGGTAAGCAAAAAACAGTAGAAGGATTCAATATGCACCCAGCAGGACACCATAAAATCTATGGAACTTATAAGACAAAATAATTACTAATTTAGAAAGGAAATCTCGTAGGATTTCCTTTCTGAGTTCTTAACAAAAGCATAAAAAAAGGGGGCTACACAATGCATAGATATGTAATAAAAAGAATACTATTGTTGATTCCAGTTTTATTAGGGGTATCATTCCTAGTATTCACAATTATGTCATTTACACCAGGAGATCCAGCACAACTTATTCTAGGAGAGAGTGCGCCAAAAGAAGCGGTAGCTCAATTAAGAATGGAGATGGGATTGAATGATTCATTCTTTGTTCAATATTTTAGATTTGTAAAGAATGCTGTTGTAGGAAACTTTGGACAATCTTATACAACTGGAAGAGAAGTTTTTGGAGAAATTTTTTCTAGATTTCCGAATACTTTAATATTAGCAGTTTTAGGAATAATTATAGCTGTATGTATAGGAATTCCTTTGGGAATAATATCAGCAACTAGACAATACACACTTATAGATAGTGTAAGTATGATAGGGGCACTACTAGGAGTATCTATGCCAGTTTTCTGGTTAGGATTAATGTTGATATTAACATTTTCTGTTAATTTAAGATGGTTACCTTCTGGGGGATTTGATGGATTAAAAAGTTTAATTTTACCATCAGTAACTTTAGGAGTAGGATCTGCAGCCATAATTACTCGTATGACTCGTTCTTCTATGTTAGAGGTAATAAGACAAGATTATATTAGAACTGCAAGAGCTAAAGGAGTAGCTGAAAAAGTAGTAATAAATAGACACGCACTAAAGAATGCGTTGATACCAGTAATAACAGTTGTAGGTCTTCAATTTGGAGGACTTTTAGGAGGAGCTGTTTTAACAGAATCAGTTTATTCATGGCCAGGAGTAGGGAGAATGATGGTAGATGCTATCAGACAAAAAGATACACCTACAGTTTTAGCATCTGTAATTTTCTTGGCGGTGACATTTAGTATTGTAAATCTAGCGGTAGATATACTGTATGCTTATGTTGATCCAAGAATAAAATCGCAATACAAATAGAGGGGTGAATGTCGTGTCTACAGTAAAAAATGAAAATGTTGGGAAAAAAAGAAGTCAGTTAGCGGAACTTTGGAAAAATTTAAAAAAAAATAAAATGGCACTTTTTGGATTAGGAATACTTGTAATAATAATATTGTTAGCAGTATTTGCAGATCAACTTGCAAATTATGATCAAGTTGTTATAAAGCAAAATTTAAAATTACGATTAAAACCACCTTCAGCACAACATTGGTTAGGGACTGATGAGTTTGGAAGAGATATCTTTGCAAGACTTATACACGGAGCTAGAGTTTCTTTGAAAGTTGGAGTTTTAGCAGTAGGTATTGCGATAGTAGTTGGAGGATTTTTAGGAGCTATAGCGGGATATTATGGTGGAAAATTAGATAATGTAATTATGAGAGTTATGGACATTTTCTTAGCTGTTCCAAGTATATTATTGGCTATAGCTATTGTTTCAGCATTGGGTCCAAATCTAATAAATTTGATGGTTGCAATCAGTATATCTTCGATACCAAGGTATGCAAGAATAGTTAGAGCATCTGTTTTATCGATAAGAGATCAAGAGTTTATAGAAGCAGCAAAAGCAATAGGAGCAAGTGATGCTAGAATAATACTTAGACATATAATTCCGAATTCTCTTGCACCAGTAATTGTACAAGGTACTTTAGGTGTAGCTAGTGCAATTTTGTCAACAGCAGGACTGAGCTTTATAGGATTAGGAATTCAACCACCAGCTCCAGAATGGGGATCGATGCTTTCAGGAGGAAGACAGTACTTAAGATACGCTTGGTGGGTTACAACTTTCCCAGGAGTTTCAATAATGATAACAATACTTTCATTGAATCTTTTAGGGGATGGGCTTAGAGATGCTTTAGATCCGAGATTAAAACAATAATTTACTTTGGGGAGAGGACACTATGAAAGAGAAATTACTTAATATAAAAAATTTATCAATAAATTATACAACTGATGAAGAAAAGGTAATGGCAGTTAATGATTTAGAAATAGAACTTAGTGAGGGAGAGACTTTAGGGCTTGTAGGAGAAACGGGAGCAGGAAAAACTACAACGGCTTTAGGAATAATGAGATTAGTTCCAAACCCACCTGGTAAAATAGTATCTGGTGAGATTGTATTCCAAGGAAGAAACTTATTGACGATATCTGAAGATGATATGAGGGCGATAAGAGGAAGACAAATAAGTATGATTTTCCAAGATCCAATGACATCTTTAAATCCAGTTTTAACAGTGGGAGAACAAATTGCAGAAGTTATTCAAATTCATGAAAAATTATCTCAAAAAGATTCTCTGGAAAAAGCTAGTGAAATGCTAGAGTTAGTTGGAATTCCAGGGAATAGATTAAATGATTATCCACATCAATTCTCTGGTGGAATGAAACAAAGAGTTGTTATAGCTATTGCATTAGCATGTAATCCAAAGCTACTTATAGCAGACGAACCTACAACTGCTTTAGATGTTACGATTCAAGCTCAAGTATTAGATTTAATGAACGATCTAAAGGAGAAGCTTAAAACATCGATGCTACTTATAACTCATGATTTGGGAGTTGTAGCTCAAGTGTGTGATAAAGTTGCTATAATGTATGCAGGAGAAATCGTTGAATCTGGAACTTTATATGATATTTTTGAAAAACCAAAACATCCATATACTCATGGGTTATTTGATTCAATCCCAAATTTAGATGAAGAAGTAATAAGATTAAGACCTATAAAAGGACTTATGCCTGATCC harbors:
- the adhE gene encoding bifunctional acetaldehyde-CoA/alcohol dehydrogenase, whose translation is MTIVKTIEKVRLAQKEYAKFDQKKVDEIFREASLAANNARIRLAKMAVEETGMGIVEDKVIKNHFASEYIYNSYKDTKTCGTIEVDNSYGIEKIAEPIGVIAGIVPTTNPTSTAIFKALLALKTRNAIIFSPHPRAKKSTIEAARTVLEAAVKAGAPKDIIGWIEEPSVQASNDLMKMADLILATGGPGMVKAAYSSGTPAIGVGAGNTPVIIDETAHIKMAVNSILLSKTFDNGVICASEQSVIVPASIYEVVKKEFSDRNAYILKGEEIDKVRKTIVIDGNLNGDIVGQSAFKIAQMAGVVVPENTKVLIGEVESVELEEPFSHEKLSPVLAMYKSHSFEEALKKADRLIELGGMGHTSVLYADESVAKDKIELFGKTMKTGRTLINMPAAQGAIGDVFNFKLAPSLTLGCGSWGGNAVSENVGVKHLINIKTVAKRRENMLWFRIPERVYFKFGSLPVALEELKGKKKAVIVTDQQLASLGYTDHITTVLENIGVDFRIFSDVQADPTLTTVEKGAELMRSYNPDVIIALGGGSAMDAAKIMWVMYEHPTVNFKDLAMTFMDIRKRIVKFPKMGGKAELWAVATSAGTGSEVTPFAVITDDSTGVKYPLADYEITPTVAIVDPELMLSMPASLTASSGIDVVTHAIEAYVSIMASDFTNPLALEATRLSFKYLPESVKGGAVAIKAKEKMANASCMAGMAFSNAFLGICHSMAHKLGAAFHIPHGTANALLLDEVIRFNATDRPFKMAGFAQYKYPHAKEAYAKLADYLGFTTGKETPEEKAKILRKKISELKTEIGIKATIADYGITEHEFLSKLDKMVEEAFDDQCTGANPRYPLMSDLKEMYLRAYYGAEKYMSMSKIEEEKSKKKSK
- a CDS encoding DUF2147 domain-containing protein; translated protein: MNKLIFILSLLLSTLSFSTENEILGKWITEKAKNGNQIIVEFYKENNLYFGKIEQLTIPLYEKGHQFEGKEKLDFANPDNNLKNRPLVGINFVSNFTYNSDKNIFQDGFIYNPENGKTYYCSISFKDTNTLLVKGSIDKSGFIGSKQTWKRIK
- a CDS encoding glutathione ABC transporter substrate-binding protein, giving the protein MKKSLLLMSALIAFLGMNLEAKADKNVLVVAQGADAKILDPHGTNDQPSSRVAGQIYDSLVKQDLNMNIIPGLAESWTQIDDTTTEFKLRKGVKFHNGEELTADDVKFTLDRMKNSPAVAHIIGAVESVEVVDDNTVRVKTAKPFGALLSHLAHTATSILNREAVEKAGGSYGQYPVGTGPYKFVNWQAGDRITLEANPDYFMGKAPTEKVIFRSVVEGTNRTIGLETGEIDIAYDLEPIDKMMVEGNDSLDFVEEPSLSMTYLGFNVKKEPLNNKKVRQAVAYAVNVQDIIDAAYQGSATKANSPIGPKVFGYNPNAKSYEYNPEKAKELLKEAGFPNGVKLKIWINDNPTRRDIAVILQDQLKQVGIDVTIETLEWGAYLDGTARGEHDMFILGWVSVTGDADYGLEPLFHSANQGGAGNRSFYSNPKVDELLSNAKNSTNPEDRKKYYYEAQELIQEEVPVFTIAYTSQNVGKQKTVEGFNMHPAGHHKIYGTYKTK
- the nikB gene encoding nickel ABC transporter permease produces the protein MHRYVIKRILLLIPVLLGVSFLVFTIMSFTPGDPAQLILGESAPKEAVAQLRMEMGLNDSFFVQYFRFVKNAVVGNFGQSYTTGREVFGEIFSRFPNTLILAVLGIIIAVCIGIPLGIISATRQYTLIDSVSMIGALLGVSMPVFWLGLMLILTFSVNLRWLPSGGFDGLKSLILPSVTLGVGSAAIITRMTRSSMLEVIRQDYIRTARAKGVAEKVVINRHALKNALIPVITVVGLQFGGLLGGAVLTESVYSWPGVGRMMVDAIRQKDTPTVLASVIFLAVTFSIVNLAVDILYAYVDPRIKSQYK
- the nikC gene encoding nickel transporter permease — protein: MSTVKNENVGKKRSQLAELWKNLKKNKMALFGLGILVIIILLAVFADQLANYDQVVIKQNLKLRLKPPSAQHWLGTDEFGRDIFARLIHGARVSLKVGVLAVGIAIVVGGFLGAIAGYYGGKLDNVIMRVMDIFLAVPSILLAIAIVSALGPNLINLMVAISISSIPRYARIVRASVLSIRDQEFIEAAKAIGASDARIILRHIIPNSLAPVIVQGTLGVASAILSTAGLSFIGLGIQPPAPEWGSMLSGGRQYLRYAWWVTTFPGVSIMITILSLNLLGDGLRDALDPRLKQ
- a CDS encoding ABC transporter ATP-binding protein; amino-acid sequence: MKEKLLNIKNLSINYTTDEEKVMAVNDLEIELSEGETLGLVGETGAGKTTTALGIMRLVPNPPGKIVSGEIVFQGRNLLTISEDDMRAIRGRQISMIFQDPMTSLNPVLTVGEQIAEVIQIHEKLSQKDSLEKASEMLELVGIPGNRLNDYPHQFSGGMKQRVVIAIALACNPKLLIADEPTTALDVTIQAQVLDLMNDLKEKLKTSMLLITHDLGVVAQVCDKVAIMYAGEIVESGTLYDIFEKPKHPYTHGLFDSIPNLDEEVIRLRPIKGLMPDPTNLPSGCRFHPRCPYAQEQCSLVSPKVTTIEGHKVKCLAYEGVIEVPELQEGRNGR